In the Candidatus Methylomirabilis sp. genome, one interval contains:
- a CDS encoding fumarate reductase/succinate dehydrogenase flavoprotein subunit translates to MDRFETHEHDVLVIGAGGAGLRAAIEAAAEGARVGLICKSLLGKAHTVMAEGGVAAALGNIYPEDNWRVHFRDTMRGGKMLNNWRMAMLHAQEAPDRVKELEGWGALFDRTKDGRILQRDFAGHRYARLAHVGDRTGLEMIRTLQQHGVALGFDVFMECTVTRLLKDGDRISGACGYWRESGRFVVFRAKAVILATGGIGKAYKVTSNSWEYTGDGQALAYHAGADLIDMECVQFHPTGMVWPLSVRGILVTEAVRGEGGILRNSAGERFMFRYVPELFRADTADTEAEADRWYTDKKNNRRPPELLPRDEVARAIVAEVKAGRGSPHGGVFLDIATRRDPEFIRRKLPSMYHQFKELADVDITKQPMEVGPTCHYIMGGVRVDADTAAATVPGLFAAGEVAGGLHGSNRLGGNSLSDLLVFGRRAGLAAAGYAKRLPRAPAVAEGEVERLAREMLAPLERSTGESPYAIQEALQEAMEANVGIVRTEDELRKGLEAIEEFKQRLRQVKAVGTRQYNPGWHTALDLWSLLTVSEAIIRGALERKESRGGHTRLDYPKADPQFGKVNVVVRKEGDRMTVAREPLPEMPRELQALFEGDK, encoded by the coding sequence GGGGGAGTCGCGGCCGCGTTGGGGAACATCTACCCCGAGGACAACTGGCGGGTCCACTTCCGCGACACCATGCGCGGCGGTAAGATGCTGAACAACTGGCGCATGGCGATGCTGCACGCGCAGGAGGCCCCGGATCGGGTCAAGGAGCTGGAGGGGTGGGGGGCCCTCTTCGACCGGACCAAAGACGGTCGGATCCTGCAGCGGGACTTCGCCGGCCACCGGTACGCGCGGCTGGCCCACGTGGGGGACCGGACCGGGCTGGAGATGATCCGGACGCTCCAGCAGCACGGGGTGGCCCTGGGCTTCGACGTCTTCATGGAGTGCACGGTCACCCGCCTGCTCAAGGATGGCGACCGGATCAGCGGTGCCTGCGGCTACTGGCGGGAGAGCGGTCGGTTCGTGGTGTTCCGGGCCAAGGCGGTGATCCTGGCGACTGGCGGCATCGGCAAGGCCTACAAGGTCACGAGCAACTCGTGGGAGTACACCGGCGACGGCCAGGCCCTGGCCTACCACGCCGGGGCCGACCTGATCGACATGGAGTGCGTCCAGTTCCACCCGACGGGGATGGTGTGGCCCCTCAGCGTCCGCGGCATCCTGGTGACCGAGGCGGTGCGGGGGGAGGGGGGCATCCTGCGAAACTCGGCGGGAGAGCGGTTCATGTTCCGGTACGTCCCGGAGCTCTTTAGGGCCGATACCGCGGACACTGAGGCCGAGGCAGACCGCTGGTACACCGACAAGAAGAACAACCGACGGCCGCCGGAGCTCCTGCCGCGGGACGAGGTGGCCCGCGCCATCGTGGCGGAGGTGAAGGCCGGGCGGGGCAGCCCCCACGGGGGGGTGTTCCTGGACATCGCGACGCGCCGTGACCCGGAGTTCATCAGGCGCAAGCTCCCCAGCATGTACCACCAGTTCAAGGAGCTGGCGGACGTCGATATCACCAAGCAGCCCATGGAGGTGGGCCCGACCTGCCACTACATCATGGGAGGCGTTCGGGTGGACGCGGATACGGCGGCGGCCACCGTCCCGGGCCTGTTCGCCGCGGGTGAGGTGGCCGGGGGCTTGCACGGGTCCAACCGGCTGGGGGGAAACTCCCTCTCCGACCTGCTGGTGTTTGGGCGGCGGGCCGGCCTGGCGGCGGCAGGGTACGCCAAGCGGCTCCCGCGGGCGCCCGCCGTAGCCGAGGGGGAGGTGGAGCGCCTCGCGCGGGAGATGCTGGCCCCGCTGGAGCGGTCGACCGGGGAGAGTCCCTACGCCATCCAGGAGGCGCTCCAGGAGGCGATGGAGGCCAACGTAGGGATCGTCCGGACCGAGGACGAGTTGCGGAAGGGCCTCGAGGCCATCGAGGAGTTCAAGCAGCGCCTCCGTCAGGTGAAGGCGGTGGGCACCCGGCAGTACAACCCCGGGTGGCACACCGCGCTCGACCTCTGGTCGCTCCTCACGGTGTCGGAGGCGATTATCCGGGGGGCCCTGGAGCGCAAGGAGAGTCGGGGCGGTCACACCCGCCTGGATTACCCCAAGGCGGACCCCCAGTTTGGCAAGGTGAACGTCGTCGTCCGCAAGGAGGGGGACCGGATGACGGTCGCCCGGGAGCCCTTGCCCGAGATGCCACGGGAGCTGCAGGCGCTCTTCGAGGGGGACAAATAG
- a CDS encoding succinate dehydrogenase/fumarate reductase iron-sulfur subunit, which produces MPEAIMRVWRGEGGSGKFEEYRLPYDAGMVVLDVIHMVQAKHTNDLAVRWNCKAGKCGSCSAEVNGRPRLMCMTRMDQFPEGVPITVEPLKAFPHIRDLVTDVSWNYAVAKRIPPLKPRPPEPDGSWRMMQEDIDRLQEFRKCIECFLCQNVCHVLRDHDKKHAFAGPRFLIRLAELEMHPLDTADRGDLLRKEAGIGYCNITKCCTDVCPEHIHITDNGIIPLKERVVDAHYDPILWVVRKVTGST; this is translated from the coding sequence ATGCCGGAAGCCATCATGCGAGTCTGGCGCGGCGAAGGCGGTTCCGGCAAGTTCGAGGAGTACCGGCTCCCGTACGACGCCGGAATGGTCGTGCTGGACGTCATCCACATGGTCCAGGCCAAGCACACCAATGACCTGGCGGTCCGCTGGAATTGCAAGGCGGGGAAGTGCGGGTCCTGCAGCGCGGAGGTAAACGGGCGGCCGCGCCTCATGTGCATGACCCGGATGGACCAGTTCCCGGAGGGGGTGCCCATCACGGTTGAGCCGCTGAAGGCGTTCCCCCACATCCGGGACCTGGTGACCGACGTGTCCTGGAACTACGCGGTGGCGAAGAGGATCCCCCCCTTGAAGCCCAGACCACCCGAGCCGGATGGAAGCTGGCGAATGATGCAGGAGGACATTGACCGCCTGCAGGAGTTCCGGAAATGCATCGAGTGCTTCCTGTGCCAGAACGTCTGCCACGTCCTGCGGGACCATGACAAGAAGCACGCGTTTGCCGGCCCCCGGTTCCTGATCCGGTTGGCGGAGCTGGAGATGCACCCGCTGGACACCGCCGACCGGGGGGACCTGCTCCGGAAGGAGGCCGGCATCGGGTACTGCAATATCACGAAGTGCTGCACCGACGTCTGCCCCGAGCACATCCACATCACCGACAACGGCATTATCCCCTTGAAGGAACGCGTGGTCGACGCGCACTACGACCCGATCCTGTGGGTGGTGCGCAAGGTGACCGGAAGCACGTAG
- the sucC gene encoding ADP-forming succinate--CoA ligase subunit beta, with translation MKIHEFQAKRILGAYGVPVPKGEVADTPAGARAVAERLGGRAVVKAQIHAGGRGKGGGIKLAGSAGEAEQAAAQILGMMLKTPQTGPGGQRVKRVLVEEAMAIRQELYLGVVLDRRLGLPVVMASPAGGVEIEEVAAASPEKILRAAVDPASGNSPYVGRKLAYGLGVPAELTRSTADLILALARAYQEKDCSLAEINPLVVTTDGRVLALDAKMNFDDNALFRHPEILELRDLDEEAPLEVEASRFGLNYVTLDGTVGCMVNGAGLAMATMDIIQQAGSAPANFLDVGGGASAEQIENAFRILMADARVKAVLINIFGGILRCDRLAAGVIQAARALRVKVPVVIRMEGTNVAQGKQMLKESGLNFLTADTMAEAARMVVGASRGRA, from the coding sequence GTGAAGATCCACGAGTTCCAGGCGAAGCGGATCCTGGGCGCGTATGGGGTTCCGGTCCCGAAGGGAGAGGTGGCCGACACGCCGGCCGGAGCGCGGGCCGTCGCGGAGCGCCTCGGCGGACGGGCCGTGGTGAAGGCGCAGATCCACGCCGGCGGCCGCGGGAAGGGGGGCGGGATCAAGCTGGCCGGCTCCGCCGGGGAGGCGGAGCAGGCCGCCGCCCAGATCCTGGGGATGATGCTGAAGACCCCCCAGACCGGCCCCGGAGGCCAGCGGGTCAAGCGGGTCCTGGTGGAGGAGGCCATGGCCATCCGCCAGGAGCTCTACCTGGGCGTCGTCCTGGACCGGCGGCTTGGTCTCCCGGTGGTCATGGCGAGCCCCGCCGGCGGGGTGGAGATCGAGGAGGTGGCGGCCGCCTCCCCGGAGAAGATCCTGCGGGCGGCGGTGGACCCGGCCAGTGGGAACTCCCCCTACGTGGGGCGGAAGCTCGCCTATGGCCTCGGCGTCCCCGCCGAGCTCACCCGGTCGACGGCCGATCTGATCCTGGCCCTCGCGCGGGCCTACCAGGAGAAGGACTGCTCCCTGGCGGAGATCAACCCGCTGGTGGTGACGACCGACGGGCGGGTGTTGGCCTTGGACGCCAAGATGAACTTTGACGACAATGCCCTGTTCCGGCACCCAGAGATTCTGGAGCTCCGGGACCTGGACGAGGAGGCGCCGCTTGAGGTGGAGGCCTCCCGGTTCGGCCTGAACTATGTCACGCTGGACGGGACCGTGGGCTGCATGGTCAACGGCGCCGGGCTCGCCATGGCCACCATGGACATCATCCAGCAGGCGGGGAGCGCACCCGCCAACTTCCTGGACGTCGGGGGCGGGGCCAGCGCCGAGCAGATCGAGAACGCCTTCCGGATCCTGATGGCCGACGCGCGCGTGAAGGCGGTCCTCATCAATATCTTCGGGGGCATCCTGCGGTGCGACCGGCTGGCGGCGGGGGTGATCCAGGCCGCCCGAGCCCTCCGGGTGAAGGTCCCGGTCGTGATCCGCATGGAGGGGACGAACGTGGCCCAGGGGAAACAGATGCTCAAGGAGAGCGGCCTCAACTTCCTCACGGCCGATACCATGGCGGAGGCGGCCCGGATGGTGGTGGGGGCGAGCCGGGGGCGGGCGTGA
- the sucD gene encoding succinate--CoA ligase subunit alpha, which translates to MSILVDRATRLLVQGITGKEGSFHARACREYGTHVVAGVTPGKGGATQDGVPVFHTVAEAMAATGANCSLIFVPPAFAADAILEAADAGLPLVVCVTEGIPALDMVRVKRAIDGRGIRLVGPNCPGVISPTKAKVGIMPGHIHRPGRIGVVSRSGTLTYEAVHQLTALGLGQSTCIGIGGDPVIGTSFVDCLRLFQDDPGTEGVLLIGEIGGSAEEEAAAFVKAHMTKPVVGYVAGQTAPPGRRMGHAGAIIAGGAGTAAEKVAAFRRAGVRVVDSPAEMGKAVATALARRAARARPGRRPRPPRTRRSSAGAGRRR; encoded by the coding sequence GTGAGCATCCTGGTGGACCGGGCGACCCGCCTCCTGGTGCAGGGGATCACGGGCAAGGAGGGTTCCTTCCACGCCCGGGCCTGCCGCGAGTACGGCACCCACGTCGTGGCCGGGGTCACCCCCGGCAAGGGGGGGGCGACGCAGGACGGGGTGCCGGTCTTCCACACCGTCGCCGAGGCGATGGCGGCCACGGGGGCCAACTGCTCCCTCATCTTCGTCCCCCCCGCCTTCGCCGCCGATGCCATCCTGGAGGCGGCCGACGCCGGGCTGCCCCTCGTCGTCTGCGTCACCGAAGGCATCCCGGCCCTCGATATGGTCCGGGTGAAGCGGGCCATCGACGGCAGGGGGATCCGCCTCGTCGGCCCCAACTGCCCGGGCGTGATCTCCCCCACGAAGGCCAAGGTGGGGATCATGCCGGGGCACATCCACCGCCCGGGGCGGATCGGGGTCGTCTCCCGCAGCGGCACGCTCACCTACGAGGCGGTCCACCAGCTCACCGCCTTGGGCCTGGGCCAGTCCACCTGCATCGGGATCGGCGGAGACCCCGTGATCGGCACCTCCTTCGTAGACTGCCTCCGGCTCTTCCAGGACGACCCGGGGACGGAGGGGGTCCTCCTGATCGGGGAGATCGGCGGGAGCGCGGAGGAGGAGGCGGCGGCCTTCGTGAAGGCCCACATGACGAAGCCGGTCGTCGGGTACGTGGCGGGGCAGACGGCTCCCCCCGGCCGGCGGATGGGTCACGCAGGCGCCATCATCGCCGGCGGGGCGGGGACGGCGGCGGAGAAGGTCGCCGCCTTCCGGCGTGCCGGGGTGCGGGTGGTTGACAGCCCGGCAGAGATGGGGAAAGCGGTCGCGACGGCACTGGCCCGGCGGGCCGCGAGGGCTCGGCCCGGGCGCCGACCCCGGCCGCCCCGCACCCGCCGCTCATCCGCGGGCGCCGGCAGGCGCCGGTAG
- the ndk gene encoding nucleoside-diphosphate kinase has translation MSIERTLAIVKPDAVRRGLIGEVIGRFERGALAVRGLRMVHLTKGEAERFYAVHRERPFFESLVSFMASGPVVVMVLEGAEAIGRVRKIMGATDPAQAEPGTIRRDLAESIERNAVHGSDSPAAAAVEIPYFFAAVDLFPG, from the coding sequence ATGTCCATCGAGCGGACGCTGGCCATCGTGAAGCCGGACGCCGTCCGGCGCGGGCTCATCGGGGAGGTGATCGGACGATTCGAACGAGGGGCGCTCGCCGTTCGAGGCCTCCGGATGGTGCACCTGACGAAGGGGGAGGCCGAGCGGTTCTACGCCGTCCATCGGGAGCGGCCCTTCTTCGAGAGCCTGGTGAGCTTCATGGCCTCGGGCCCCGTGGTCGTGATGGTCCTGGAGGGTGCCGAGGCGATCGGCCGGGTCCGGAAGATCATGGGGGCCACGGACCCGGCCCAGGCCGAGCCCGGCACGATCCGCCGCGACCTGGCCGAGAGCATCGAGCGGAACGCGGTCCACGGCTCCGACTCTCCGGCGGCGGCCGCGGTCGAGATTCCGTACTTTTTTGCGGCGGTGGATCTCTTCCCCGGGTAG
- a CDS encoding DUF177 domain-containing protein, producing the protein MLIDVSHIPQEGLELTLRAEPVELRLSEGGPPDRVWADALLKLTRMRQGVLAEGEVTSTLSLICSRCSEPFALPIREGFSVYYQHPATGSAEEEEEEEVELTAEDLDTDFLEEGRLDLTALLRQNLLLALPVQPLCREDCQGLCPRCGANRNEGACRCPGPPPDPRFKILERLRGDT; encoded by the coding sequence ATGCTGATCGACGTGTCGCACATCCCCCAGGAGGGGCTGGAGTTGACCCTCCGGGCTGAGCCGGTGGAGCTCCGCCTGTCCGAAGGGGGTCCACCCGATCGGGTCTGGGCGGATGCGCTTCTGAAGTTGACCCGGATGCGTCAGGGGGTGCTGGCCGAGGGGGAGGTGACCAGCACCCTTTCCCTTATTTGCAGCCGGTGCTCCGAGCCGTTTGCCCTGCCGATCCGGGAGGGCTTCAGCGTCTACTACCAGCACCCCGCGACGGGGTCGGCCGAGGAGGAAGAGGAAGAGGAAGTGGAACTGACGGCCGAAGACCTCGACACCGACTTTCTTGAGGAGGGCCGCCTCGACCTGACAGCCCTCCTGCGCCAGAACCTGTTGTTGGCCCTCCCGGTCCAGCCTCTCTGCCGGGAGGACTGCCAGGGGCTCTGCCCCCGATGCGGGGCCAACCGGAACGAGGGGGCGTGCCGTTGCCCGGGCCCCCCACCCGACCCGCGGTTCAAGATCCTGGAGCGCCTGAGGGGTGACACCTAG
- the rpmF gene encoding 50S ribosomal protein L32, with protein sequence MPLPKRRHSNARTRKRRAHDALSLPTFVPCPQCHEPKRPHRACPHCGVYRGRTVRPQEEA encoded by the coding sequence ATGCCTCTGCCGAAGCGCCGCCACAGCAACGCCCGGACCCGCAAGCGCCGGGCCCATGATGCCCTGAGCCTCCCCACGTTCGTTCCCTGTCCCCAGTGCCACGAACCGAAGCGGCCCCATCGGGCGTGCCCGCATTGCGGCGTCTACCGAGGCCGCACCGTCCGGCCCCAGGAGGAGGCGTAG